The Thermodesulfobacteriota bacterium genome has a window encoding:
- a CDS encoding PIN domain-containing protein codes for MKLKIILSVFTAALGFCITYPFYNVITASAVGVAFGAVAVVVLWGLEPRFGTLPTKSIIGGAIGAGVASLSFLAFKEMIEVFDIPSYAIPYINLIVFIALFYLGITLGIKNGFEVDQSARKPTPRSEYANPKILDTSVIIDGRIADVAEAGFIEGVMIVPKFIIKELQYIADSPEPIKRVRGRRGLDVLKRMQQDIPNVVVKVTSHDFSHIREADLKLVELAKRLKGIIITNDFNLNKVAGLHGVKVMNLNQLSSALKPVVLPGETMNIRVVKEGKEENQGIGYLEDGTMVVVDDAKKYLGRDIEVSVTSVLQTPTGRMIFSRVKEEGVISDIAG; via the coding sequence ATGAAACTTAAAATTATTTTATCGGTCTTTACGGCAGCTCTTGGCTTTTGCATAACATACCCTTTTTACAACGTTATAACTGCGTCGGCGGTGGGGGTGGCTTTCGGGGCTGTGGCCGTGGTGGTTTTATGGGGGCTCGAACCACGGTTCGGTACTCTTCCCACGAAATCAATAATCGGAGGGGCGATAGGGGCAGGTGTGGCCTCTCTCTCATTCCTGGCGTTCAAGGAGATGATAGAGGTTTTCGATATTCCGAGCTATGCAATACCCTATATAAATTTGATAGTGTTCATAGCCCTTTTTTATCTGGGAATAACGTTGGGGATAAAAAACGGTTTTGAAGTGGATCAATCAGCCAGAAAACCCACCCCAAGGAGTGAGTACGCCAATCCTAAGATACTCGACACCAGTGTGATCATAGATGGGAGGATAGCAGACGTCGCCGAGGCCGGGTTTATCGAGGGGGTGATGATAGTACCCAAGTTCATAATCAAGGAACTCCAGTACATCGCCGATTCCCCAGAACCGATAAAACGGGTGAGGGGAAGAAGAGGGCTCGACGTGCTCAAGCGTATGCAGCAGGACATACCTAATGTCGTAGTTAAAGTCACCAGCCATGATTTTTCTCACATAAGGGAGGCGGACCTGAAGCTGGTCGAGCTGGCGAAAAGGCTCAAGGGAATCATCATAACCAACGACTTCAACTTGAACAAGGTTGCCGGCCTTCATGGTGTAAAAGTTATGAATCTCAACCAGCTCTCCAGTGCGCTTAAACCGGTTGTGCTTCCCGGCGAGACTATGAATATACGGGTGGTGAAAGAGGGCAAGGAAGAGAATCAGGGCATCGGTTACCTCGAAGACGGCACTATGGTGGTGGTAGATGATGCCAAAAAATATCTGGGGAGGGATATCGAGGTATCCGTAACCAGCGTGCTTCAGACCCCTACGGGCAGGATGATATTCTCGCGGGTTAAAGAAGAAGGGGTCATTTCTGATATAGCTGGATAG
- the ispD gene encoding 2-C-methyl-D-erythritol 4-phosphate cytidylyltransferase, translating to MACLKTTAIIVAAGKGKRFGVGVKKQFQLLSGKPVIAHSIGCFEKSDSVGEIVLVAPEDSIDYCRKEIVEKFGFKKVTKVVPGGEERQDSVEKGFNSVSEDVDLVLIHDGVRPFVTLQLIDAVIKEAARSGAAIIAMPAKDTVKKTSADGFIESTIPREFIWLAQTPQAFRYDVLKKAYGRIKGRASKFTDESSLVEEVGVRVKLVKGSLLNIKITTEEDLLLGELILKEGIYKNEVE from the coding sequence ATGGCGTGTTTAAAAACAACGGCAATAATAGTAGCCGCCGGCAAGGGAAAAAGATTTGGAGTAGGGGTAAAGAAGCAGTTTCAACTGCTCTCCGGAAAGCCGGTCATCGCTCATTCGATAGGGTGTTTTGAAAAATCCGACTCAGTAGGGGAAATAGTGCTCGTGGCACCCGAAGATTCCATCGATTACTGTCGAAAAGAGATAGTGGAAAAATTTGGGTTTAAAAAGGTTACCAAGGTCGTTCCGGGCGGAGAGGAAAGACAGGATTCGGTGGAGAAGGGATTTAACTCTGTTTCTGAGGATGTTGACCTGGTATTAATTCACGACGGCGTCCGTCCTTTTGTCACCCTTCAATTGATAGATGCGGTAATCAAAGAGGCAGCAAGGTCGGGTGCGGCAATAATCGCTATGCCGGCTAAGGATACCGTGAAAAAGACTTCAGCAGACGGCTTTATCGAGAGTACTATCCCCAGAGAATTCATCTGGCTTGCACAAACCCCTCAAGCCTTCCGGTATGACGTTTTGAAGAAAGCCTACGGGAGAATAAAAGGTAGAGCCTCTAAATTTACAGATGAATCTTCATTGGTCGAGGAGGTCGGCGTACGGGTTAAACTAGTCAAGGGCTCTTTACTTAACATAAAAATCACCACCGAAGAGGACCTGTTATTGGGAGAATTGATTTTGAAAGAAGGAATCTACAAAAACGAAGTCGAATAG
- the ispF gene encoding 2-C-methyl-D-erythritol 2,4-cyclodiphosphate synthase: MYRVGIGFDAHRFSKGRKLILGGMEITYELGLEGHSDADVLTHAICDAVLGAIGEGDIGTHFPDSDPRYQGISSLVLLKETLALSGSKGLKIENIDSVLVCEKPRLSPYIPQIKKKLSSVIEFPEECLGIKATTTDGMGFTGRGEGIAAYAVVLVRREEP; encoded by the coding sequence ATGTACCGAGTAGGTATCGGGTTTGATGCTCATAGATTCTCAAAAGGACGAAAGCTCATTTTAGGAGGAATGGAGATTACGTATGAGCTAGGACTGGAAGGGCATTCGGATGCCGACGTGCTGACACATGCAATTTGCGATGCTGTGCTGGGAGCAATCGGAGAAGGAGACATCGGCACTCATTTTCCGGATAGCGACCCCAGATATCAAGGAATATCGAGTCTAGTTCTTCTTAAGGAAACCCTAGCTTTATCAGGTTCTAAAGGTCTTAAGATTGAAAATATAGACAGCGTTTTGGTGTGTGAGAAGCCCAGGCTTTCACCCTACATTCCTCAAATTAAGAAGAAACTCTCCTCGGTGATTGAATTTCCAGAGGAATGTCTGGGAATTAAAGCGACCACGACGGACGGTATGGGATTTACGGGTAGAGGGGAAGGCATAGCCGCTTATGCCGTGGTTTTAGTCAGGCGGGAGGAACCCTAG
- a CDS encoding DNA internalization-related competence protein ComEC/Rec2 has product MDLLFSKYKILPPLLGFILGILLEEWVGDGWLLISILSPVFGAISIFRPQLIFLVFIPLGILFSAKTVLPENHVSHFTEERIDVEGVVFRSPESRERGSRFFIDVKSVFIKGEEKEVSGRVIITSEERMVGVGYGDRIRVIGTKLRPIKNFKNPGGFDVKGYYERQGIYATGFVPGDEQVISFGRDNSSNFFLHYLDKLRGRFGQFVRDKTAFPESEIINAVVIGDQGVLPPHLRNLFSEAGIAHLLSISGLHVGAVALVFYVLTKWVLKRSRYLLLRFQVPRLAAAFTIIPIFLYTAIAGFDHPVVRAFIMASVYLVSVVAGRDENKFNTLGVAAFIILLWHPGALFELSFQLSFGSVLGILLMHRFYPFKLNTFKNKFLTSMKTTAAASFVTLPLIINSFGVLPLVSIPANLIFVPVVEFLVVPVGLLSFLAFLLSGALAEALLFVDVMLIKSILWGTERLLSIPLSSLTIPYVKMSSWFFYALVLIPLLLWKIHPRLRFILPLCIVGFIATAGYGFLNKPNRGLLEVNFLDAGERNIVFARLPQERTILIDGGFSYYERGGYIERSVVIPFVLESGSTRIDYLILTSLDKEHLEGAKSLLQKLKIERIWTNGSRLDGKLWEIIREKRVSWKNMLDDVETFEIEGVRLDFIKPRGKFEIKDSSRPYPLLLKLTFGRVSFIFGEGIAEDAVQTELLEIYRERIASSVIYLPGIYGIRAVDFIYSVSPKFMVTSRYPSFLTRFRGAKNQGMRVMPTDIYGNVTVLTDGSGIRVKTFM; this is encoded by the coding sequence ATGGATTTGCTTTTCTCAAAGTATAAAATTCTTCCTCCTCTCCTTGGATTTATCCTGGGAATACTGCTCGAAGAATGGGTCGGAGACGGGTGGCTACTTATCTCTATTCTTTCACCCGTCTTTGGGGCTATATCTATTTTTAGGCCACAGCTTATTTTCTTAGTTTTTATCCCGCTGGGCATTTTATTCTCTGCGAAAACAGTACTTCCGGAAAATCATGTATCTCACTTTACCGAAGAGCGTATCGATGTCGAGGGTGTGGTGTTCAGGTCTCCAGAAAGCAGAGAGAGGGGGTCGAGGTTCTTTATCGATGTCAAAAGTGTTTTTATCAAGGGAGAAGAGAAGGAGGTATCCGGGAGGGTAATAATAACTTCGGAAGAAAGAATGGTGGGGGTAGGCTACGGGGATAGGATAAGGGTGATCGGTACCAAGCTTCGTCCCATCAAGAACTTTAAAAACCCGGGAGGTTTTGACGTCAAGGGCTACTATGAAAGGCAGGGCATTTATGCTACCGGGTTCGTCCCCGGAGATGAGCAGGTTATATCATTCGGGAGGGATAACTCTTCTAATTTCTTCCTACACTACCTCGATAAACTCCGGGGCCGATTCGGACAGTTTGTGAGAGATAAAACCGCCTTTCCAGAAAGCGAGATTATAAATGCGGTGGTAATTGGGGACCAAGGGGTGTTGCCTCCCCATTTGAGAAACCTCTTTTCCGAGGCAGGGATCGCTCATCTTTTGTCCATATCCGGGTTACATGTAGGGGCGGTAGCCCTTGTTTTCTATGTACTGACCAAGTGGGTTCTAAAGCGCTCTCGTTATCTTCTTCTAAGGTTCCAGGTTCCGAGGCTCGCCGCTGCGTTCACAATCATACCCATCTTTCTCTATACAGCTATAGCCGGGTTTGACCACCCGGTGGTGAGGGCATTCATAATGGCGTCGGTGTACTTGGTCTCGGTAGTTGCGGGCCGGGATGAGAATAAGTTCAATACCCTTGGCGTTGCCGCCTTTATCATACTCCTCTGGCACCCAGGGGCGCTATTCGAGCTATCATTCCAACTATCCTTTGGTTCAGTACTAGGGATACTCCTTATGCACAGGTTTTACCCATTCAAGTTGAACACCTTTAAAAATAAATTTTTAACAAGCATGAAGACGACTGCTGCAGCTTCCTTCGTCACCCTTCCCTTGATCATAAACTCGTTTGGAGTCCTTCCGCTCGTGTCTATACCGGCAAATCTCATCTTCGTACCGGTTGTGGAGTTTTTGGTCGTCCCGGTCGGGCTTCTTTCTTTTTTGGCCTTTCTTTTATCTGGAGCACTGGCCGAGGCGCTTCTGTTCGTGGATGTCATGCTGATTAAGTCGATCCTCTGGGGAACGGAACGGCTCTTAAGCATCCCCCTTTCCTCTTTGACCATCCCGTATGTTAAGATGTCGAGCTGGTTTTTCTACGCACTGGTATTAATACCCCTTCTTCTTTGGAAGATTCACCCGAGGCTCAGGTTTATCTTGCCCCTTTGCATCGTCGGTTTTATTGCTACTGCCGGCTACGGGTTTCTGAATAAACCAAACAGGGGGCTTCTGGAGGTTAATTTCCTCGACGCCGGGGAAAGAAATATAGTGTTTGCTAGGCTCCCCCAGGAAAGGACGATCCTAATTGACGGTGGATTTTCCTATTACGAACGAGGGGGATACATCGAAAGAAGCGTCGTTATCCCTTTTGTCCTGGAGTCGGGAAGTACCAGGATTGACTACCTGATCCTGACCTCACTGGATAAGGAGCATCTGGAGGGCGCTAAGAGCCTACTTCAGAAGTTGAAGATAGAGAGGATATGGACTAACGGGTCAAGACTTGACGGTAAGCTATGGGAAATAATAAGGGAAAAGAGGGTAAGTTGGAAAAACATGCTCGATGACGTAGAAACATTCGAGATAGAGGGGGTACGCTTAGACTTCATAAAGCCGCGAGGGAAATTCGAGATTAAGGACTCGTCAAGACCCTATCCGCTCCTTTTAAAGTTGACTTTTGGCCGGGTAAGTTTTATTTTTGGGGAAGGCATAGCCGAAGATGCTGTCCAAACCGAACTTTTAGAAATTTACAGGGAAAGGATAGCAAGTAGCGTTATTTACTTGCCGGGAATATACGGGATCAGGGCCGTGGATTTCATCTATTCTGTTTCTCCTAAGTTTATGGTGACGAGCCGTTATCCAAGCTTCTTAACCCGGTTTCGAGGTGCTAAAAACCAGGGGATGCGGGTGATGCCGACCGATATATACGGCAATGTAACGGTCCTTACGGATGGAAGCGGCATTAGAGTCAAGACATTCATGTGA
- a CDS encoding ABC transporter ATP-binding protein: MKEDYIIELKDVHKSFNSKKVHTGVSLSIKRGENITILGGSGSGKSVLLKEITGLIKVDRGEVIIEGENIVPMSEEELIHVRKKIGMLFQGAALFDSLTVAENIAYPIREHFKHTEEEIRDIVAKNLELVGLPGIEDKYPSDLSGGMKKRVGLARAMAMEPKILLYDEPTTGLDPPNISRINHLIRNMQGRFGITGVVITHDVVNSAFPVSDRIAFLYRGKIVFVGTVEEAKNTNIKELSDFIHGRLDEED; encoded by the coding sequence ATGAAGGAAGACTACATAATAGAACTCAAGGATGTACACAAATCCTTTAACTCAAAAAAGGTACACACCGGCGTTAGCCTGTCCATTAAGAGGGGTGAGAATATAACCATACTCGGTGGCAGTGGTTCGGGAAAAAGCGTCCTTCTCAAAGAGATCACCGGACTCATAAAGGTGGATAGGGGAGAGGTTATCATAGAAGGTGAAAACATTGTCCCGATGAGTGAAGAGGAGCTTATCCACGTGAGAAAAAAAATAGGGATGCTTTTCCAGGGGGCGGCCCTTTTTGACTCACTCACCGTCGCCGAGAATATCGCCTATCCTATCCGGGAGCACTTCAAACACACCGAAGAGGAGATAAGGGATATCGTAGCAAAGAACCTGGAGCTTGTAGGACTCCCCGGAATCGAGGACAAATACCCCTCCGACCTGAGCGGCGGCATGAAAAAGCGGGTAGGACTGGCTAGGGCAATGGCTATGGAACCAAAGATTTTGCTCTATGACGAGCCTACTACCGGGCTAGACCCGCCAAACATAAGCAGGATCAATCATTTGATAAGGAATATGCAGGGGAGGTTTGGAATAACCGGTGTGGTTATCACCCACGACGTGGTGAATAGCGCTTTTCCGGTCTCAGATAGAATCGCCTTCCTTTACCGGGGGAAAATCGTATTCGTAGGAACTGTAGAGGAAGCCAAAAACACCAATATCAAGGAACTGAGCGATTTTATCCACGGAAGGCTGGACGAGGAAGACTGA
- a CDS encoding superoxide dismutase — protein sequence MAYELPKLPYAYDALEPHIDARTMEIHYTKHHQTYVNNLNAAVEKYPDLQKKSVEDLIKNLNAVPEGIRTAVRNNGGGHLNHSMFWPMMSPNGGGEPSGELGKAINSAFSSFASFKDQFSKAAAGHFGSGWAWLCVDKEGKLIITSTPNQDNPVSDGLSPILGIDVWEHAYYLKYQNRRPEYIAAWWNVVNWEQVAKNYSSAKK from the coding sequence ATGGCTTACGAATTGCCAAAACTACCTTATGCTTATGATGCTTTAGAACCGCACATTGATGCACGCACTATGGAAATTCACTACACAAAACACCATCAAACATATGTAAATAACCTTAATGCCGCGGTGGAGAAGTATCCCGACCTGCAGAAGAAAAGTGTGGAGGACCTGATAAAAAACCTAAACGCAGTGCCGGAGGGTATCCGTACCGCGGTGCGAAACAATGGCGGTGGCCATCTTAATCACAGCATGTTTTGGCCCATGATGAGCCCGAATGGAGGAGGCGAGCCTTCCGGAGAGCTAGGCAAGGCTATTAATTCTGCTTTTAGCAGTTTCGCAAGTTTCAAAGACCAGTTTTCTAAAGCTGCAGCCGGTCACTTTGGGAGCGGATGGGCTTGGCTGTGTGTGGATAAAGAAGGGAAGTTGATTATTACCTCTACTCCCAATCAGGATAACCCGGTTTCCGATGGACTCAGCCCTATTCTGGGTATAGATGTTTGGGAGCACGCCTATTATCTTAAATACCAGAACCGCCGCCCGGAGTATATAGCCGCCTGGTGGAATGTTGTAAATTGGGAACAGGTAGCAAAAAACTATTCCTCAGCCAAGAAGTAG
- a CDS encoding RNA polymerase sigma factor RpoD/SigA has translation MEVKYMEFDEEMLEEGSYFPLDVEDNPVVDEERGGLVEEQAHRVEGEDEQYVPDESFRLLNAYFKDMAVEPLFNSKKEIEISAKIKKCEAKAREISSLLEKLSEMDTGKRGGRPGRNGRGKYPLKRVERLNALMRAYTDRAKELKDRFVKANLRLVVSIANRYRGQALPLSDLIQEGNSGLMKAVDRFDHTKGFKFSTYASWWIHQAVLRALQEQTRTIKVPVYLLEQSNKVFRVASVLSKKLGRKPTPEEIARRCGISPEIVNRILKAQNDTTSLDSPILEGEKATLLDFVVDEDSVSPDSLMAKAALGGRIREALSLLTPREREIIKLRFGIDQEGTNTLDEIGKRFNLTRERIRQIEKGALKKMATSGMEDILKSFLSDS, from the coding sequence ATGGAAGTAAAGTACATGGAATTTGATGAAGAAATGCTGGAGGAGGGGTCTTACTTCCCACTTGATGTAGAGGACAACCCGGTAGTTGATGAGGAGAGGGGCGGGCTTGTTGAAGAGCAGGCACATCGAGTTGAGGGGGAGGACGAACAATACGTTCCTGATGAGAGTTTCCGGTTGCTCAACGCCTATTTCAAGGACATGGCGGTAGAGCCCTTATTTAACTCAAAAAAAGAAATAGAGATCTCTGCAAAGATAAAGAAGTGTGAGGCCAAGGCCAGGGAAATAAGTTCTCTTCTGGAAAAATTATCAGAAATGGATACCGGCAAGCGCGGGGGAAGGCCCGGTCGGAACGGTAGGGGGAAATACCCGCTAAAGCGAGTAGAAAGGCTAAATGCCTTGATGAGGGCTTACACAGACAGGGCGAAGGAGTTAAAAGACCGATTTGTGAAGGCCAATTTGAGATTGGTCGTCAGCATAGCCAATAGATATAGAGGGCAAGCCCTGCCATTATCTGACCTGATCCAGGAAGGGAATTCCGGGTTGATGAAGGCGGTGGATAGATTCGACCATACTAAAGGATTTAAGTTTTCGACCTATGCTTCGTGGTGGATACACCAGGCGGTGCTTAGGGCGCTTCAGGAGCAGACCAGGACGATCAAAGTACCGGTGTATTTGCTGGAGCAGTCAAATAAGGTCTTCCGGGTGGCCTCGGTGCTCAGCAAAAAATTGGGGAGAAAGCCTACGCCCGAAGAAATTGCTAGGAGGTGTGGGATCTCCCCAGAAATTGTTAACAGGATTCTTAAAGCGCAGAATGACACTACCAGTCTAGACTCTCCCATACTGGAAGGGGAGAAAGCGACTCTCCTGGATTTCGTAGTGGACGAGGATTCAGTGTCTCCTGATTCTTTAATGGCCAAGGCGGCACTGGGAGGGAGGATTAGGGAGGCTTTATCACTATTGACGCCCAGGGAGAGAGAGATAATCAAGTTAAGGTTTGGGATTGACCAGGAGGGTACAAACACCCTGGACGAGATTGGCAAAAGGTTTAATCTTACGCGTGAGCGGATAAGACAGATCGAGAAAGGCGCTCTAAAGAAGATGGCCACTTCGGGTATGGAAGATATATTGAAGAGTTTCCTTAGTGATTCCTGA